The nucleotide window CGGCGACCCGAGGAGGGCGGCCGGCCGCTCACCTACCGCGAGCTCGCCACCGAGCTGCCCGACTACGTCGAGGACATGGGGTTCACCCACGTCGAGCTGATGCCCGTGGCCGAGCATCCCTTCGGCGGCTCGTGGGGCTACCAGGTGACGTCGTACTACGCGCCGACCGCCCGGTTCGGCGCTCCCGACGACCTCCGGGCCCTGATCGACAGCCTCCACCAGCGCGGCATCGGGGTGATCCTCGACTGGGTGCCGGGGCACTTCCCGCGCGACGCGTGGGCGCTGGCCGGCTTCGACGGCAGCGCCCTCTACGAGCACGAGGACCCGCGCAGGGGGGCGCACCAGGAGTGGGGCACGCTCATCTTCAACCACGGGCGGAACGAGGTCCGCAACTTCCTCGTCGGCAATGCCCTCTTCTGGCTGGACGAGTACCACGTCGACGGGCTGCGGGTGGACGGGGTGGCGTCGATGCTCTACCTCGACTACGCACGCACCGAGGGCGAGTGGGTGCCCAACCAGTTCGGCGGCCGCGAGAACCTCGACGCCGTCCACTTCCTCCAGGAGCTGAACGAGGTCACCCACGGGGCGCACCCCGGGGTGCTGATGATCGCCGAGGAGTCGACGGCGTGGCCGGCGGTCTCGCGGCCCACCGACCACGGCGGCCTGGGCTTCGGGTTCAAGTGGAACATGGGGTGGATGCACGACACCCTCGACTACATGTCCCGCGACCCGGTGCACCGGCGGCACCACCACCACGAGCTCACCTTCGGGCTGCTCTACGCGTTCACCGAGAACTTCGTGCTGCCGCTGTCCCACGACGAGGTCACCCACGGCAAGGGCTCGCTGCTGAGCAGGATGCCGGGGGAGCGGTGGGAGAGGGCGGCGAACCTGCGCGCGCTGCTCGCCTGGATGTGGGCCCACCCGGGCAAGCAGCTGCTCTTCATGGGCGGCGAGATCGGCCAGTCCCAGGAGTGGTCCTGCGACCGCAGCGTCGACTGGCACCTCCTCCAGTACCCCGAGCACCGCGGCATCCAGGACCTGGTGCGCGAGCTCAACCGCCGCTACCGCGAGGAGCCCGCGCTCTGGGAGCGCGACTTCGGCCCCGAGGGCTTTCGATGGATCGACATCGAGGACGCCGACTCCAACGTGCTCTCCTTCCTGCGCACCTCGGCGGACGGCGAGCGGATGCTGGCCTGCGTCGCCAACCTCTCGGCGGCGCCACGGCACGGCTACCGGGTCGGCCTGCCCCGCGGCGGCCGGTGGCGGGAGGTGCTGAACACCAACGCCGCCGAGCTCGGCGGCACCGGGCTGGGCAACGCCGGCGAGGTGTG belongs to Candidatus Dormiibacterota bacterium and includes:
- the glgB gene encoding 1,4-alpha-glucan branching protein GlgB; its protein translation is MGSSRRRGSAAATGFAPTLGELDLHLIGEGRHRHLWRVLGAHPRVHQGVSGTSFAVWAPNARSVRVVGDVNGWDGRAHPMRSLGSSGVWELFVPGVGRGERYKFEILTAEGQLSQRADPLAFATEEPPRTASVVTQSRHRWGDGEWMGRRDTGDWLSRPLSIYELHLASWRRRPEEGGRPLTYRELATELPDYVEDMGFTHVELMPVAEHPFGGSWGYQVTSYYAPTARFGAPDDLRALIDSLHQRGIGVILDWVPGHFPRDAWALAGFDGSALYEHEDPRRGAHQEWGTLIFNHGRNEVRNFLVGNALFWLDEYHVDGLRVDGVASMLYLDYARTEGEWVPNQFGGRENLDAVHFLQELNEVTHGAHPGVLMIAEESTAWPAVSRPTDHGGLGFGFKWNMGWMHDTLDYMSRDPVHRRHHHHELTFGLLYAFTENFVLPLSHDEVTHGKGSLLSRMPGERWERAANLRALLAWMWAHPGKQLLFMGGEIGQSQEWSCDRSVDWHLLQYPEHRGIQDLVRELNRRYREEPALWERDFGPEGFRWIDIEDADSNVLSFLRTSADGERMLACVANLSAAPRHGYRVGLPRGGRWREVLNTNAAELGGTGLGNAGEVWAADLPWQGLGHSAELVLPPLGVLWLVPG